The nucleotide sequence TCGTCTTCCAAATGCTTCTGCTTGATGTACATTATTAGCTTGAGCACCTGGTCCACCTTCCCTCCCCACGAGTTCCCAAGCACAACGTTGTCCACCTCGCTCATCTTGCTGAACCGCGAGTACTTTTTCGTAATAATATCCTCCTCGGAaccttctctttctccttctcttccttcttgttcctgTTCTTGCCCTTTGCAATTCGCCTTCACCTCCGTCTCCGCATCCCCAGCCTTAGCGGTTGCCTCTTTTGCCTCCTCCTTAGCAGCATCTTCCGTCCCCTCCCTGAACTTGAAGTGGTAAACCTCGGTCGTCAGTATCGCGTTCTTGCACAAAGGACAAGATGCGTTCTTCCGGAACCAATGCGTCACACACTCtttacaaaagaaatggCCGCACTTCAATATCGACCCAGTGTATATCTCACTGTAACATATCGCACACGAAATGTTCTCTCCTCTAGCGATAGCACTCTTCAATTGGCTCAAGGTCTCAAGATACCGCACTCTAGACTCCAAATTGTGAATCACCTTCACATTCGACTCGTACTCGTATCCCTCGTTCACCCTCTTGATTATACCGTTCTTCACTTTTACACTCTGATCAGATAACGGCACCAACGAGTCCGATATCCTTTGCAAGTAACTGTAATAGCTCGTCTTCGCATTGTATATATCGTTGAACCTCTTGAGCACGCCATTACGTACCTCTTGGTTCTCCCTAACAATCCTCGGTATCTCCATCTCATAACAGTTGATGAAATCTTGCATCATATGGTTCGCTAACCCAGACTTGGAAAGAAGCTGTCTGATCGACTTGTCTTCTTCCGCTTTGTTCAACAGCTGTTTGAGCGTCTCCCCATGTACAAAAACAGTGCTCTTCAAAAGTTCCGCATGGAACTCAGAACTCAACAAACTCACCTCCAACTTCACATTCACAGGTTCCACTGTCGTCTCCATCACCATCATGTCCTCACGGTTCTTTAAAATACGCTCCATAACGTCTAGTATAGAGAAAACCTTGTCTTGATCGTCAATCGACCTCCCATACTCCTTCGCCTTCTCCTCATCGTTATCATCGTTATCGTAATCTTTGATAATGGTGTTGTATGAGAGTACTTCCAAGTCCTTCATCAACCTATTGAATTGCTGTGCTTGTTGGTTCATTATCTCAAAGAGAGTGACCATCTTCTGGAATATGTAACTGGACTCCAATATAGAGCCAAGATTACCTTTCTTCGACGAAATCGTATCCAACAGCATTTTACGTTTGTGCTTCGCATTCATCAACCAGTCGCGAACCCTGTTGATCTCGCTATCCACATCATAAATTCGTTCGTGTAGCATCTCGCGTCTCAACTGTTCCGCAATACCGTAATTGTACTTCTCCAACTCTTGAAATCTAGTTATTGTTGACATCTCATCTGCAGTATAAACGATACTCTTGGTCTCAGACTTGACCTCAGACTTGGCCTCAGTCTCGGCATCAGCCTGGGCCTCGTCCAATTTCTTGGTTCCAAGTTGGTAACAAGTTGTagccaaaaagaaaaaggctTGGTGCAATATGTGTAACAGCAGACGAATGTTCGCCATATTTTTAGTTGATAAACCCTTTTTCACGCTATCTTCGTttatcttcaagaaattttCGATACCGTATGTCTGTTTTAGATCATGGGTTATCTCTTTAATGATACCTTTAAAGATTGAAATTGCATCCTCAAACTTCTCATCAATCTCCATCCTGACTTGTCCCAGCTGTATTTTAATCGCATAGTTCTCCCTTTGCAGCCCATATATCTTGTCTAGAACCTCTTCCCTCATACCATCCAAGATAGCATCCATGTCTTTAAGTTCATCGGTCTCTCTCCATGATACACCTTCTGAACCATTCATAATGGACATAGATGCATGACAACACGTCATTCTGAGCCTGTTTAACCAAACGGAAAGCTGTGATGTATCCAAATTTCCAGAACCATTCCCTCTCGAATCGTAACCAGAAACACTTAAAAATGAATTCCACAAGTTCACGTAATGGTCCTGTTCAATCGGATTAAATTCAACTGGGACCATGTAATTTATTTGTCTTGGGATCTTGATTTGATTCTGTACATCGCGCTTCAAATGTCTGATAGCAAGGTTAAACCGAGGGAAAATATCGAcgaattcttccaaagaaactATAGAACCTTGGAATCCAttaaactcttcttctggaaaaATAGCGTTATAGGCATCCGGACGCAGCAACAACCTCTTTCTGCGGAATTCAATCGATGAAACAGTAGACACTATGTTTTGCATAACATGGAACGGATGGATTTGCAAATACCCAAagatgttttgaatttcGGTAAACCACTGTACAGGAGTACCAGAAACCCCCCATGTATGTACTCTGTGGATAGTATCCGCGCAACGAGTTGCGTATAAAGTTCTACGAAGCAATTGGGCTTCATCCAAGATGATCCTGTGAAACTCCATGACGGATAATGGTGATGTATAATCATATCTTCTAGTAGATTCTCTACTGGGCCTCTGAATTTGACTGAACTCTGCATAGTGAACTTCCGATGAGAGTGTACTGTATGAGCATATGATGACGTTATATTCTGCCAAACGCTCCACGATCTGTTTTGGTTGCTCATTGTTAAACCTTTTGCGAGCTTTTTCAAATCCTTCATAATGGAAAACGCTAAAATCCGAGTCCTCCCCCCTGATATGGATAGCCATTTCATCTATCCATTGCTGTAGAATACTCTCAGGGCAAACAACCAAGTTTGTCTTCACTCTCTTGATGATTTTCCCATTTAGTGGTGAGATAAATGTCTCATTCTCTGAACCCTTCGGTATATTTCGCACATTCTTAGCGAACAGGCAAAGAATTTCAATAGTTTTCCCAAGACCCATTTCCTCGGCAAGTAGTCCCTTTGCTCTTTTACCTTCATGGCGGTGGTTTGATATCCACTCTCTATATATCTCAAACGCAGACTCCACGGGCAAAATATAGCCCGTGAACTTATTAACTTATTCCAAAACACACCGCCTATCGGCATATACTGGTATCCAAACGAAATGTGTTCATTTAAAAACTCCAAAAGTTCCTCTGTTGTTTTTACATCACGAGCAGGTGGTGTGTCTTCTTTGTCATAGTAACCTTCCTTTCTAAGCATCCAGTCAATTGATTCCATTTGAAAGGGCATCAACGAGACATCAAGTTGCGGCGGTACTTCAATCTGAACGCCTTTTCGTACTGTTTGCTCGGTGTATCTTGAAACCACGTCGCTGAATTCATTCCTAATCTTAGCCTTgtctatttttttcacaTAGCGCTCTACATCTCTCGACAAGAATAGGTCGCTAAGTAGTTTATTGGTTTCCTTGCCGAAATTATTCGCATTATCCAGATAGCAAAGCAACGAGAGTTGCAACTTTATCATCCagttattgttttcatcCACATACATAATTAAAGGGTGTAATTTTACATCCTTGAAACGGTACGTGTTCTTGTCGCGGATGGCTAttctcctcttcttcttcttccttttattACTAATCACCGCAGCGGTTTCACCTCCATTTACATTTGCATTTGTATTTTCATTAGCACGAACAAGCTCTTCCCAATTACGCGCTTCCTGGACTTTAACGCTGGCACAATCTATGGCTTGCTGTAGCTGAGGACTCCATTGCGTACAGTTCCATTTCCCTAATAGCCACGAGTCATGGCTGAAAAGCATGTACGATTTGTCGGTTTCCTGGTCTCGTTCGAAACTTAGGGAGACGCTAACTTGCTTACACTTGTCAGATTTGGTGAATTCTCCATACTTGAACTCCCAATCGAGTATCGGTACCACGGAGTACTTCTCATAAGACTTTTTATTTACCGATTCGAAAGGTTTGAGCGTCTCATTGAAGGAGAAAGTTGAGattccttcaacaaattcaacatcttcttctcgtAATTCCCATACCGTGCAATCACTTCTAGAACTCATGCTACTCCACTTCACTTTCCGTGCTGTTGTTCCCtaacttacttacttagTCACTCGCTCACTCTACACCTGTTATTTTATTAACTCTCGGAGTAATGTTTTTTGGACTGTTTCTTTTATAATATAGTTAAAGCTCTCTcctcttgatcttttctactttttttttaatctttAACCACCAAATTTCAGCCTTTTACCACCCAAAAATCACCAAAGGGTCCAACATGACTAAAATATCATATCTACTAGTAActcaaaaattaaaagacAAGAAATTACACCCAACCCCAACTACCTCTCTCTAAACAGCTAAAAGCTATTCCCCATTCGAAAAGCTGATCAGCTTGCCACCCACCAACTAAACTTCATTCACTCCtcactcttttttttgtcccAAAAGAGTGTTTAGCTAGGTAAGTGATCTATCAATAAAACCTgaaacatatatattttagcCGCCTAAACTCCTAAGTTTATTTAAgtccaattccaattccaattccaatatctttttcttctctttatatataaatataaataattTCTCCTGAATCATTTGAATTTAACCGCCCACTACTTTTCCTCTTTCGGAATCCTAGAAGAGAAGTCAGAGAAGTCAGATAGTGGAGGAGGGGAAGGgtgttttgaaaacaaaaagaaaagaagtacGACAAGTCACGTGGACCAAAAGAGAATATTGACAT is from Kluyveromyces marxianus DMKU3-1042 DNA, complete genome, chromosome 2 and encodes:
- the IRC20 gene encoding E3 ubiquitin-protein ligase IRC20, which gives rise to MSSRSDCTVWELREEDVEFVEGISTFSFNETLKPFESVNKKSYEKYSVVPILDWEFKYGEFTKSDKCKQVSVSLSFERDQETDKSYMLFSHDSWLLGKWNCTQWSPQLQQAIDCASVKVQEARNWEELVRANENTNANVNGGETAAVISNKRKKKKRRIAIRDKNTYRFKDVKLHPLIMYVDENNNWMIKLQLSLLCYLDNANNFGKETNKLLSDLFLSRDVERYVKKIDKAKIRNEFSDVVSRYTEQTVRKGVQIEVPPQLDVSLMPFQMESIDWMLRKEGYYDKEDTPPARDVKTTEELLEFLNEHISFGYQEWISNHRHEGKRAKGLLAEEMGLGKTIEILCLFAKNVRNIPKGSENETFISPLNGKIIKRVKTNLVVCPESILQQWIDEMAIHIRGEDSDFSVFHYEGFEKARKRFNNEQPKQIVERLAEYNVIICSYSTLSSEVHYAEFSQIQRPSRESTRRYDYTSPLSVMEFHRIILDEAQLLRRTLYATRCADTIHRVHTWGVSGTPVQWFTEIQNIFGYLQIHPFHVMQNIVSTVSSIEFRRKRLLLRPDAYNAIFPEEEFNGFQGSIVSLEEFVDIFPRFNLAIRHLKRDVQNQIKIPRQINYMVPVEFNPIEQDHYVNLWNSFLSVSGYDSRGNGSGNLDTSQLSVWLNRLRMTCCHASMSIMNGSEGVSWRETDELKDMDAILDGMREEVLDKIYGLQRENYAIKIQLGQVRMEIDEKFEDAISIFKGIIKEITHDLKQTYGIENFLKINEDSVKKGLSTKNMANIRLLLHILHQAFFFLATTCYQLGTKKLDEAQADAETEAKSEVKSETKSIVYTADEMSTITRFQELEKYNYGIAEQLRREMLHERIYDVDSEINRVRDWLMNAKHKRKMLLDTISSKKGNLGSILESSYIFQKMVTLFEIMNQQAQQFNRLMKDLEVLSYNTIIKDYDNDDNDEEKAKEYGRSIDDQDKVFSILDVMERILKNREDMMVMETTVEPVNVKLEVSLLSSEFHAELLKSTVFVHGETLKQLLNKAEEDKSIRQLLSKSGLANHMMQDFINCYEMEIPRIVRENQEVRNGVLKRFNDIYNAKTSYYSYLQRISDSLVPLSDQSVKVKNGIIKRVNEGYEYESNVKVIHNLESRVRYLETLSQLKSAIARGENISCAICYSEIYTGSILKCGHFFCKECVTHWFRKNASCPLCKNAILTTEVYHFKFREGTEDAAKEEAKEATAKAGDAETEVKANCKGQEQEQEGREGEREGSEEDIITKKYSRFSKMSEVDNVVLGNSWGGKVDQVLKLIMYIKQKHLEDEPHKKRPQIVVYSSHQAFLDILSRLLMSHGIVYARSVRNTKFAKAVNKFRKDPECTCLLLNLQSQATGLTLVNARHLILLDPILGESTEQQAISRIHRIGQSEETYVWNFMVRNTVEESIMKYKAILAGAAGNTSGETSGEDNFSLEDLSSDSRGKEHLWHCLFESGSGSGATHHLVNN